A genomic segment from Neobacillus sp. YX16 encodes:
- the cls gene encoding cardiolipin synthase: MRIRIEIFFVMIMIFCCWMVLFTRFPFWWKAIGFSLYAGIILYSVAELWLQNRSVPRTLLWTCLLMLVPVGGYIFYIYSGQLLFKGDLFKSKRASDRDLFEALGKKKRPVEVPTELNDQQRGFIGYLERVTLTDQNQNTRTQILKNGEETFQEVKQRLKEAKDFIHLEYYIFRYDRLGQELMDILSDKVKEGVEVRLIYDAFGSYSLSEQDRRKMADSGIQLHPFLPLKFGWITQKFNFRNHRKIIVIDGKIGFVGGLNVGVEYLGEDNKIGFWCDTHVLLEGEAVQTLHAVFLLDWKYVCGEKLFVDPRYLKAVPAKGDGLVHVVATGPETRDMGDHFYALITCATESIWIATPYFIPNQTIMTALRVAAKKGIQVRLMVPESNDGFLTQYATQSYFPELLRAGIELYTYQKGFLHKKVIIVDGDIASIGTANIDLRSFHLNFEVNLFLTGNDSIDDLVTHFEEDLKECSRVRPVAFYKRGLAVKWKESFARLFSGVL, encoded by the coding sequence TGGTTCTTTTTACAAGATTCCCTTTTTGGTGGAAAGCAATTGGGTTTAGTTTGTATGCAGGTATCATTTTATACAGCGTGGCAGAATTATGGCTTCAGAATCGTTCCGTACCGAGAACTCTTTTATGGACATGCTTGTTAATGTTGGTCCCGGTAGGAGGCTATATTTTCTATATTTATTCAGGACAATTGCTCTTTAAAGGGGACCTTTTTAAAAGCAAACGCGCCAGTGACCGCGATCTGTTTGAGGCACTCGGTAAAAAAAAGCGGCCTGTTGAGGTGCCGACTGAGCTTAATGACCAGCAACGTGGGTTTATCGGTTATCTTGAACGGGTGACTTTAACCGACCAAAACCAGAATACCAGAACCCAAATTTTAAAAAACGGGGAAGAAACCTTTCAGGAGGTGAAACAGCGGTTGAAGGAAGCGAAGGACTTTATTCATTTAGAGTATTATATCTTTCGTTATGACCGGCTGGGGCAGGAGCTAATGGATATCTTGAGCGATAAAGTAAAGGAAGGAGTGGAGGTCAGGCTGATTTACGATGCGTTCGGAAGCTATTCCCTTTCCGAACAGGATAGAAGAAAAATGGCGGACTCTGGGATTCAGCTTCACCCTTTTCTGCCGCTGAAATTTGGATGGATTACGCAGAAGTTTAATTTCCGCAATCATCGGAAGATTATTGTCATTGATGGGAAAATTGGATTTGTCGGCGGGTTGAATGTGGGAGTGGAATATCTTGGTGAGGACAACAAGATTGGTTTTTGGTGCGATACGCATGTTTTGCTGGAAGGAGAAGCGGTCCAGACACTGCATGCTGTTTTTTTATTAGATTGGAAATATGTCTGCGGAGAAAAGCTGTTTGTAGATCCTCGTTATCTCAAGGCGGTGCCGGCTAAGGGGGATGGTCTTGTCCACGTGGTCGCTACTGGACCGGAAACCCGTGACATGGGTGATCATTTTTATGCGCTGATTACCTGTGCAACTGAATCGATATGGATTGCGACACCGTACTTTATTCCCAATCAGACCATTATGACAGCACTGCGGGTGGCGGCGAAAAAGGGTATTCAGGTCCGGCTTATGGTGCCTGAGAGCAATGACGGTTTTCTCACCCAGTATGCCACTCAATCCTATTTTCCGGAACTTCTTCGTGCAGGAATTGAGCTCTACACCTACCAAAAAGGCTTCTTACATAAAAAGGTAATCATTGTCGACGGTGACATCGCCTCGATTGGGACGGCGAATATCGACTTGCGAAGTTTTCACTTGAATTTTGAGGTAAATTTGTTTTTAACAGGTAACGACAGCATTGATGACCTTGTTACTCATTTTGAAGAAGATCTTAAAGAATGCAGCCGTGTCAGGCCGGTTGCTTTTTACAAAAGAGGGCTGGCTGTTAAATGGAAGGAATCTTTTGCCCGGCTGTTCTCTGGTGTCCTCTAG
- the murA gene encoding UDP-N-acetylglucosamine 1-carboxyvinyltransferase — translation MEKIIVRGGQRLYGSVKVEGAKNAVLPVLAATLLASDGKSVIRDVPTLSDVYTINEVLRNLNAEVAFDNNTVVVDASRVLKEEAPFEYVRKMRASVLVMGSLLARNGRARVALPGGCAIGSRPIDQHLKGFEAMGAKVKVGNGFIEAEVEGRLKGAKIYLDFPSVGATENIMMAATLAKGTTIIENVAKEPEIVDLANFLNKMGGNVRGAGTGTLRIEGVDVLFGAEHHIIPDRIEAGTFMVASAITGGNVLVQGAVPEHLSSLIAKMEEMGVTIIEEGDGVRVIGPEKLKAVDIKTMPHPGFPTDMQSQMMALLLRAEGTSMITETVFENRFMHVEEFRRMNADIKIEGRSVILNGPSNLQGAEVSATDLRAAAALILTGLVSEGNTRVTELKHLDRGYVNFHGKLASLGADIERVKEAEEVFPEVQSYITDLNA, via the coding sequence TTGGAAAAGATCATCGTCCGCGGCGGACAAAGGCTTTATGGATCGGTTAAAGTAGAAGGCGCAAAAAATGCGGTCCTGCCTGTACTCGCTGCCACATTATTAGCAAGTGACGGAAAAAGTGTAATTCGTGATGTACCTACACTCTCCGATGTATACACAATTAATGAAGTATTGCGCAACTTGAATGCGGAAGTTGCCTTTGACAATAATACAGTAGTCGTTGATGCATCTAGAGTGTTGAAAGAAGAAGCGCCTTTCGAATACGTTCGTAAGATGCGTGCGTCTGTCCTTGTGATGGGCTCGCTACTCGCCCGCAATGGCCGTGCACGTGTGGCTCTGCCAGGCGGATGTGCGATTGGTTCTAGACCGATTGACCAGCACCTTAAAGGCTTTGAAGCCATGGGCGCTAAGGTTAAAGTAGGAAATGGATTTATCGAAGCGGAGGTTGAAGGCCGCTTAAAGGGAGCAAAGATTTACTTGGATTTCCCAAGTGTTGGTGCAACTGAAAATATCATGATGGCTGCAACGCTTGCCAAGGGTACGACAATTATTGAGAACGTAGCAAAGGAACCGGAAATCGTTGACCTTGCTAACTTCTTGAATAAAATGGGCGGAAATGTCCGAGGCGCAGGCACGGGCACTCTTCGTATTGAAGGTGTCGATGTATTGTTTGGCGCTGAACATCATATTATTCCTGACCGTATTGAAGCGGGTACCTTTATGGTTGCCAGCGCGATTACGGGAGGAAATGTATTGGTACAAGGTGCTGTCCCTGAACACCTATCATCTTTAATTGCAAAAATGGAAGAGATGGGCGTTACAATTATTGAAGAGGGTGATGGCGTTCGCGTCATCGGTCCTGAAAAGCTTAAGGCTGTTGATATTAAGACAATGCCGCATCCTGGCTTCCCAACAGATATGCAATCTCAAATGATGGCTCTTCTGCTTCGTGCGGAAGGAACATCAATGATTACCGAGACGGTTTTCGAAAACCGTTTCATGCATGTGGAGGAATTCCGCCGGATGAATGCTGATATTAAGATTGAAGGGCGTTCTGTTATTTTAAACGGACCTTCTAACTTACAAGGTGCGGAAGTTTCTGCAACAGATCTTCGTGCTGCAGCTGCTTTGATTTTAACAGGGTTGGTTTCTGAAGGTAACACACGCGTAACGGAATTAAAGCATTTAGACCGTGGTTATGTGAACTTCCATGGAAAATTAGCTTCTTTAGGCGCAGATATCGAGCGCGTGAAGGAAGCAGAAGAAGTTTTCCCAGAAGTGCAAAGCTACATCACCGATTTAAACGCATAA
- a CDS encoding DUF1146 family protein — MMENFGQMALLSIFSHLVFIALAWWALQSIRLDKLLKPNHIFQARLLYILLAIVIGSSVSNFFLDYLQWSRQLPLIL; from the coding sequence TTGATGGAGAATTTTGGACAAATGGCCTTGTTGAGTATTTTCTCGCACCTGGTGTTTATCGCGTTGGCGTGGTGGGCGCTGCAGTCGATTCGCTTGGATAAGCTGCTGAAACCGAATCATATTTTTCAGGCACGATTGCTTTATATATTGTTGGCTATTGTTATTGGATCATCGGTTAGTAATTTTTTCCTAGACTACCTTCAATGGTCAAGACAGCTGCCATTAATTTTATAA
- a CDS encoding penicillin-binding transpeptidase domain-containing protein: MKKIIGLLVMLVLFAMAAAGCSKEPTPQDRFDAYIKLWNEQKFDKMYDYLTEGSKEVISKEDFTNRYKKIYDDLQITDLKIAFDKPGEEELDKDQDSITYDFSASMDSIGGPIEFTHKAKMKKEERDKENNWYVDWNTTYIFPQLKDGDKIGISNSKPKRGQIFDRAGNALAMNGQVYEVGVVPGKLEGQEEPVIQQLSSLLKMTKEQINKALNASWVKPDLFVPLKRVSLDDTERIAQLIALEPVQTKKVEARIYPYNEAAAHLIGYVGSITAEELEKVKDKGYTSNDVIGKRGLEEVFDEQLKGHSGVKITIKKPDGATETLAEKPVEDGKDISLTIDIDLQASLYAELVGEAGAGAAIDPVSGETLALVSSPSFDPNQAALGFSGDEWKQLQDNPQKPLTTRFNKAYAPGSVFKPITASIGLTNKIITPEQTMEIKGLKWQQGASWGDYFVTRVHEANPVNLEKAMVFSDNIYFAQTALGIGKDPFIAGLKEFGFEEESNYPFPLEKSTIGNLDKEISLADSGYGQGQIQMSIVHLLETYTPFVNGGNMVKPSLLLDVEKSEKTVVSPEISTTVSSLLRKVVGDADGTAHSANIADYPLAGKTGTAEIKEKQGEKGTENGWFIAYNSDSPGLMVAMMVENVLDRGGSQIPVKKVKNVFMQIK, translated from the coding sequence TTGAAAAAAATAATAGGGCTGCTGGTGATGCTTGTTCTCTTCGCGATGGCGGCAGCTGGCTGTAGCAAGGAACCCACGCCGCAGGATCGATTCGACGCATACATAAAGCTATGGAATGAGCAAAAGTTTGATAAGATGTATGACTACCTTACAGAAGGTTCTAAAGAGGTAATCTCGAAGGAAGACTTCACCAACCGCTACAAAAAAATCTACGATGACCTACAAATTACAGACCTCAAGATAGCCTTTGATAAACCAGGTGAAGAAGAGCTGGACAAGGATCAAGACAGTATTACATATGATTTTTCTGCATCTATGGACAGCATCGGTGGACCCATCGAATTTACACACAAGGCAAAGATGAAAAAAGAAGAACGTGACAAAGAAAATAACTGGTATGTGGACTGGAATACCACATATATTTTTCCACAATTAAAGGATGGAGACAAAATCGGGATTAGCAACAGTAAGCCTAAGCGCGGGCAAATCTTTGACCGGGCAGGAAATGCGTTAGCTATGAATGGACAAGTGTATGAGGTTGGGGTGGTCCCTGGAAAGCTTGAGGGGCAGGAGGAACCCGTCATACAGCAATTATCAAGCCTGTTAAAAATGACAAAGGAACAAATCAACAAGGCGCTTAACGCCAGCTGGGTGAAGCCCGATTTGTTTGTGCCGTTAAAGAGGGTATCGCTGGACGATACGGAGCGTATCGCTCAGTTAATCGCCCTAGAGCCGGTGCAAACCAAAAAGGTGGAAGCGCGGATTTATCCCTATAATGAAGCGGCGGCCCATTTAATCGGGTATGTCGGCTCGATTACCGCTGAGGAGCTTGAAAAGGTTAAGGATAAAGGCTATACAAGTAATGACGTGATTGGAAAAAGAGGGCTTGAGGAAGTCTTCGACGAGCAGCTTAAAGGGCATAGCGGCGTGAAGATCACGATTAAAAAGCCGGATGGAGCTACAGAAACACTCGCTGAAAAGCCGGTAGAGGATGGGAAGGATATATCGCTTACCATCGATATCGATCTGCAGGCAAGCTTGTATGCTGAGTTAGTTGGTGAGGCGGGTGCAGGAGCAGCGATAGACCCTGTGAGCGGTGAGACGCTTGCACTTGTCAGTTCACCTTCGTTTGACCCAAATCAAGCCGCCCTGGGCTTCTCAGGAGATGAGTGGAAACAGCTACAGGACAATCCGCAAAAGCCGTTGACGACCAGGTTCAATAAGGCATATGCACCAGGTTCAGTATTTAAGCCGATCACAGCTTCCATTGGGCTCACAAACAAGATCATCACGCCAGAGCAAACGATGGAGATTAAGGGATTGAAATGGCAGCAGGGTGCCTCGTGGGGCGACTATTTTGTGACGAGGGTTCATGAAGCCAACCCTGTTAACTTAGAAAAAGCAATGGTCTTCTCGGATAATATTTATTTCGCACAGACAGCTTTGGGAATCGGGAAGGACCCTTTCATAGCGGGGCTAAAGGAATTTGGCTTTGAGGAAGAATCGAATTATCCATTCCCGCTTGAAAAATCTACCATTGGGAATTTGGATAAAGAAATTTCTTTAGCAGATTCAGGATATGGTCAGGGGCAAATTCAAATGAGTATCGTTCATTTGCTTGAAACCTATACACCATTTGTAAACGGTGGAAATATGGTTAAACCTAGTCTATTGCTTGACGTTGAAAAAAGTGAGAAAACAGTGGTTTCACCTGAAATCTCCACAACGGTTTCTTCATTGTTAAGGAAGGTCGTCGGTGACGCGGATGGAACGGCGCATTCGGCTAATATCGCAGACTATCCACTAGCCGGAAAAACCGGAACAGCTGAAATCAAAGAGAAGCAGGGCGAAAAAGGAACGGAAAACGGCTGGTTCATTGCCTACAATTCCGACTCTCCGGGACTAATGGTCGCAATGATGGTAGAAAATGTCCTAGATCGCGGCGGTTCTCAGATTCCTGTGAAAAAAGTGAAAAATGTCTTTATGCAAATAAAATAA
- a CDS encoding VanZ family protein: protein MKVFKWILRILPLLYMGAIWIMSSLPSNHFVELPDSTLDRTIKESLHLIEFAILYVLLVLAFLTRTGPFTARLNVFCAVLAGLYGLTDEIHQSFYAYRSASWFDLVKDVTGILVCFYFIRGALFKGRFMRLGKVLGFVRKL from the coding sequence ATGAAAGTCTTCAAATGGATCTTGCGAATCCTGCCATTACTCTATATGGGAGCCATCTGGATCATGTCGAGTCTTCCATCCAATCACTTTGTCGAACTCCCCGATTCCACGCTCGACCGGACCATCAAGGAATCCCTGCATTTAATAGAGTTCGCCATTCTATACGTATTACTAGTTTTGGCCTTCCTCACACGGACGGGTCCGTTCACTGCGCGTCTCAACGTCTTCTGTGCCGTCCTAGCCGGTCTCTACGGGTTAACAGATGAGATACACCAATCTTTCTACGCTTACCGCTCAGCGTCCTGGTTTGACCTTGTAAAAGACGTCACCGGGATCCTAGTATGTTTTTATTTTATTCGGGGTGCGTTGTTTAAAGGTCGATTTATGAGGTTAGGGAAGGTGCTTGGATTCGTGAGGAAATTGTAG
- a CDS encoding IDEAL domain-containing protein, producing the protein MKKRAELITKISLLKQKIDQCLDDRDREGFIQLSYELKVCQRYLGTLMNNNENSLIERVEQNRDKFFHL; encoded by the coding sequence ATGAAGAAAAGGGCAGAGTTAATTACAAAGATTAGTTTGTTAAAACAAAAAATCGATCAGTGTCTAGATGATCGGGATCGGGAAGGATTTATTCAATTATCTTATGAATTAAAAGTTTGCCAGCGTTATCTGGGAACCCTTATGAACAACAATGAGAACAGCTTAATAGAACGTGTGGAACAAAATCGTGACAAGTTTTTTCATTTATAA
- a CDS encoding GlsB/YeaQ/YmgE family stress response membrane protein: MGFIWSLIIGGVIGWLAGLILGRDVPGGVIGNIIAGFIGAWIGSLVGGWGPVIGGFYILPALLGAIVFVLILSLVLRMIRRNV; the protein is encoded by the coding sequence ATGGGATTTATATGGTCATTAATTATTGGAGGAGTTATCGGCTGGTTGGCTGGACTGATTCTGGGGCGTGATGTTCCGGGCGGCGTGATTGGAAATATCATTGCAGGGTTCATCGGGGCCTGGATTGGTTCGCTTGTAGGTGGATGGGGACCTGTAATTGGAGGATTTTACATTTTACCAGCACTCCTCGGTGCCATCGTCTTTGTACTTATCCTAAGCCTTGTGCTTCGAATGATTAGACGAAACGTATAA
- a CDS encoding M23 family metallopeptidase — MREEENKRSSQGSSVKRFFKKRWVFPAIYIASAAIILTGVLWFQGSDNATDKYDYESSDLTGKKNDAPALEVNSSLENLKMPVKNPMETTVKMEFYDDKASKEKQEAAIVVYNNNYEPHTGIDFTSKDGETFDVVSALSGKVTRVEEDATLGNVIEIEHDKGIITKYQSVKDVKVKVGDKVKQGQVLAMAGQSLYQEEAGTHVHFEIRKDGIPVNPTDFFNKPVSELQEETAADENTEDKKSPKQQMIEDPASDESTPSKEETPSDEDAPSKDESSESTDKTNS, encoded by the coding sequence ATGAGAGAGGAAGAAAACAAGCGATCTTCTCAAGGTTCCAGCGTTAAACGCTTTTTCAAAAAGCGTTGGGTATTTCCAGCCATTTATATTGCAAGTGCAGCAATCATTTTGACAGGTGTTCTTTGGTTCCAAGGCAGCGACAATGCAACAGACAAATACGATTACGAGTCTTCTGACCTAACAGGTAAAAAGAACGATGCTCCAGCACTTGAGGTTAACTCAAGCTTAGAGAACCTGAAAATGCCTGTAAAGAATCCAATGGAGACAACAGTCAAAATGGAATTCTATGACGACAAGGCAAGTAAAGAAAAGCAAGAAGCGGCAATAGTAGTTTACAACAATAATTATGAGCCGCATACTGGTATTGACTTCACATCCAAAGATGGCGAAACTTTTGATGTAGTATCTGCCCTAAGCGGGAAAGTTACTAGAGTCGAAGAAGATGCTACCCTTGGTAATGTCATTGAAATTGAACACGATAAAGGTATTATAACAAAATATCAGTCGGTTAAAGATGTGAAGGTTAAGGTTGGCGACAAAGTTAAGCAAGGACAAGTTCTTGCCATGGCTGGACAAAGCTTGTACCAAGAAGAAGCTGGAACGCATGTACATTTTGAAATCCGTAAAGATGGTATCCCAGTAAATCCAACTGACTTTTTTAACAAACCAGTAAGCGAATTACAGGAAGAAACTGCAGCGGATGAAAATACAGAAGATAAGAAGAGTCCGAAACAACAAATGATTGAGGACCCTGCAAGTGATGAGTCAACTCCATCAAAGGAAGAAACTCCTTCAGATGAAGATGCTCCATCCAAGGATGAATCTTCTGAGTCAACAGACAAAACAAATTCTTAA
- the spoIID gene encoding stage II sporulation protein D, translating into MKKFKPLILLASFLFALTLLIPAILVLPFGDGKASGKLGEDLTNKAPNSETADNPSKDSAVEVAVYRTSAGQIDNVPLEEYLVGVVAAEMPVEFKEEALKAQALTARTYIVKKMLSKDKIGVPEGAQVTDTQIHQVYLSEEQMRENWGMEFESNYSKILSAVRDTSGQILTYDGQAIDASFFSTSNGYTENSEDYWPNEMPYLRSVSSPWDKQSPKFNSVKEISVKQFESALGVKVGSSGTLGKIVERTAGKRVAKVDFSGKVLTGKEIREKLDLRSSDFEWERKGNSIVITTRGFGHGVGMSQYGANGMAADGKDYQEIVKHYYQGVEVTNADTMLATITAKK; encoded by the coding sequence ATGAAAAAATTCAAACCACTCATCCTACTAGCGTCATTCTTATTTGCCCTCACCCTGCTCATTCCAGCGATCCTAGTGCTACCGTTCGGGGATGGGAAGGCAAGCGGCAAATTAGGTGAAGACCTAACCAACAAAGCCCCTAATTCCGAAACTGCAGACAATCCATCAAAAGACTCCGCCGTTGAAGTTGCGGTTTACCGCACTTCTGCAGGACAAATCGATAACGTTCCACTAGAAGAATACCTTGTCGGGGTTGTAGCGGCTGAAATGCCTGTTGAATTCAAGGAGGAAGCCTTGAAGGCACAAGCTTTAACAGCTCGAACGTATATTGTTAAAAAAATGCTTAGCAAAGACAAAATTGGTGTTCCAGAAGGTGCGCAAGTAACGGACACGCAAATCCATCAGGTGTATTTGAGTGAGGAGCAAATGAGAGAAAACTGGGGAATGGAGTTTGAATCGAACTATTCGAAGATTCTTTCTGCAGTTCGGGATACGAGCGGGCAGATTTTGACGTATGACGGTCAGGCCATCGACGCCTCCTTCTTCTCCACGAGCAATGGCTACACCGAAAACTCAGAGGACTACTGGCCAAATGAAATGCCTTATCTAAGAAGTGTATCAAGCCCATGGGATAAACAATCTCCAAAGTTTAATTCTGTTAAGGAAATAAGTGTTAAACAATTTGAATCGGCGCTAGGGGTAAAGGTTGGATCTAGCGGGACGCTCGGCAAAATTGTTGAGCGCACTGCGGGCAAGCGGGTTGCGAAAGTAGATTTTAGCGGCAAGGTTCTGACCGGGAAAGAAATTCGTGAAAAATTGGATTTAAGGTCGTCTGACTTTGAATGGGAGCGGAAGGGAAACAGCATCGTCATCACCACACGCGGCTTTGGCCACGGCGTCGGCATGAGCCAATACGGCGCAAATGGCATGGCTGCCGATGGGAAGGATTATCAAGAGATTGTGAAGCACTATTATCAGGGTGTAGAAGTAACAAATGCGGATACTATGCTTGCTACGATTACGGCGAAGAAATAG
- a CDS encoding general stress protein, with protein MENLKIVENGVEAKKEIAQFQMQGFTKDEIYLFAHDHNRAEHLTDALNISAIGVGEQGVFESIANVFRSRGDELRSKLESLGLSAHASELCEEQMDHGRVIVIASKSA; from the coding sequence ATGGAAAATTTAAAAATAGTAGAAAATGGAGTCGAAGCAAAAAAGGAAATCGCTCAATTTCAGATGCAGGGATTTACAAAGGACGAAATTTATTTATTCGCACATGACCATAACCGTGCTGAACATCTTACAGATGCACTGAATATAAGCGCAATTGGTGTGGGAGAGCAGGGGGTCTTTGAATCGATTGCCAACGTATTTCGCTCCAGGGGGGATGAACTGCGATCGAAGTTAGAGTCACTGGGGTTATCAGCTCATGCGTCGGAGCTTTGTGAAGAACAAATGGATCATGGAAGAGTCATTGTCATCGCATCTAAATCGGCTTAA
- a CDS encoding nuclease-related domain-containing protein, producing the protein MKTERADEMIVKPCVLPPSIVTYQALIRRLSENHLVKYDVVTEYNNRMTGFLGEESVMNFHLEPIADLNYRIYHDLRFYHGKYFFQIDILILCAYFALVLEVKNWARDWHFDKVLHQTTIDVNGKMERTKNPIFQARLQAFKLREWLKLHNVTGIPIQYLFVNSNEKSNIIIGDDNKYKWNACNSEYLLERIDQITNDYKIELLEEKELRKINKLLLTSHTPEDPQLLSKHNLSRNEILTGVHCPKCSFLPMTYQSGTWKCPKCRTQSKTAFIDTFHDYFHLISPTINNAEARRFLQINSPKMAHHYLTCMNLNSTGKFKYKIYHQ; encoded by the coding sequence ATGAAAACAGAAAGGGCTGATGAAATGATAGTGAAACCATGTGTGCTGCCGCCAAGTATTGTAACCTATCAAGCTTTAATAAGGAGGTTAAGTGAGAATCACCTGGTCAAATATGATGTGGTGACTGAGTATAATAATCGAATGACGGGATTCCTAGGCGAGGAGTCGGTAATGAATTTTCATTTAGAACCGATTGCAGATCTTAATTACCGAATTTATCACGATCTTCGATTTTACCACGGCAAATATTTCTTCCAAATTGACATCCTCATTCTGTGTGCATACTTTGCTCTTGTGCTGGAAGTGAAAAATTGGGCAAGAGATTGGCACTTTGATAAGGTCCTCCATCAAACCACCATCGATGTAAATGGGAAAATGGAGAGAACGAAGAATCCTATTTTTCAAGCAAGGTTACAAGCTTTTAAACTGAGAGAGTGGCTAAAGCTGCATAATGTTACGGGGATCCCCATCCAATACTTATTTGTCAACAGTAATGAAAAGTCCAATATCATCATAGGGGACGATAATAAATACAAGTGGAATGCTTGCAATAGTGAATATTTGCTAGAGAGAATTGATCAAATTACCAATGATTATAAGATAGAATTGCTAGAAGAAAAAGAGCTGCGAAAAATAAACAAACTTCTATTAACCAGCCACACTCCAGAAGATCCCCAATTACTCTCAAAGCACAACCTTTCCCGAAATGAGATTCTCACAGGTGTTCATTGCCCAAAATGCTCATTCTTACCAATGACCTATCAGTCTGGAACATGGAAATGTCCCAAGTGTCGAACCCAATCAAAAACAGCCTTCATCGACACATTTCATGATTATTTTCATCTCATAAGCCCCACCATTAATAACGCTGAGGCACGAAGATTTTTACAAATTAATTCACCGAAAATGGCCCATCACTATTTAACGTGTATGAACTTAAATAGTACAGGGAAATTCAAGTACAAAATTTACCACCAATAA
- a CDS encoding YwmB family TATA-box binding protein — protein sequence MKRNTKVLLSISLVMFVGLMVFLGSRMTEASGELDLVRIAGAFQTEDILLEEWSFYAREHLVDLSTEKEVQEYVKELQQEFPDWDWSTSETSDKWEVTAVSPTSKHHTEMLQIMATHTKQPASAYIVYRVSGKEWNEEMESFFTKNQFKNRLSDIFRGNPTVFSGMKGSISDKIDKAVPTIASDLMEIFKAKEIEALKEDNFMSVSANSPMFTDSIAQDMNLQIGIRSEGLGSKTTIVVGTPIITIEY from the coding sequence ATGAAGAGAAATACAAAGGTACTTTTAAGTATAAGTTTAGTGATGTTTGTTGGTTTGATGGTGTTCCTTGGCAGTCGGATGACGGAGGCCAGCGGCGAGCTCGATTTGGTAAGAATCGCCGGCGCTTTTCAAACAGAAGATATTTTGCTCGAAGAATGGTCGTTTTATGCAAGGGAGCATTTGGTTGACCTGAGTACAGAGAAAGAAGTGCAGGAATATGTGAAGGAGCTTCAGCAAGAGTTTCCTGATTGGGATTGGTCGACAAGTGAGACCAGCGACAAATGGGAAGTAACAGCAGTTTCTCCGACTTCAAAACACCACACAGAAATGCTTCAAATTATGGCAACCCACACAAAACAACCTGCAAGTGCGTATATAGTATATAGGGTCAGCGGTAAAGAGTGGAACGAGGAGATGGAGTCCTTTTTCACGAAGAATCAATTTAAAAATAGGCTATCTGACATATTTCGAGGGAATCCAACAGTTTTCTCTGGTATGAAGGGTAGTATCAGTGATAAGATTGATAAGGCTGTACCGACTATTGCAAGTGATTTAATGGAAATTTTTAAAGCAAAAGAAATCGAAGCGTTAAAAGAGGATAATTTCATGTCTGTATCGGCGAACTCGCCGATGTTTACAGACTCCATAGCGCAGGACATGAATTTACAAATTGGGATACGCTCCGAAGGATTGGGCAGTAAGACTACCATTGTAGTTGGCACACCAATCATTACGATTGAATATTAA